The DNA region CCACATCTCCGCGTCAGGTTCTTTGTACTTTTCCGCCTGACGAAACCACTCGTGCGTGTGTGTCGGTGACGTTAGCTCACGGAAGCTAACGGAGCTCAGGGACGGGACCGGGCTCCTTCTGGCTCCTTTCCCGTCTATGGCACTTGGGAATCGGCCGGCATCTCGGGATACGGCGCTGGGGCTTCCAGGCATGTGGAGAATGACTCTGGAGGCGTCGGGCGTTCTCCTGCTAGCATTCTTGTTGGGGAATCTAGCTTTAGCTTGGTTTCAGAACGACAAGCGCGACACGACCGCCGACGAGCAGAGCTGCTTTTGCCATGCAAGTCACCTTGTTTTGCTTCcttctcctctcctctcctgtCCTGTCCTATATCGGAACCGGTCACGCAGCGACCTTCTCGAATATTCTCTTTTGACGTCAGCAATAGTTTGACACCAACTAGCGCGCTAGTTTCGCTTCGACAGAACTGAAGGGGCCCTTCTAACCTTTTAAACAATCGAAATCTctcatttgtttgtgttttgcGCGATTGATGTGACATGACAAGAGAAGGTGATTTCATCATTTACCTGACGGGATGTTTGCTTGTGTACGGCAAGCGTGGTGGAAGGTGATTGGTTGTGGACCCGCTCGTCCCGCCTCTCCGTGGTGAGCTTTTCGCCGCGATTGGCCGAAGGGAGAGGCGGACTTGGGGGCGGGACTTATTCGGGTTAGGAGCGCACACTTGTTATGCGCAAGAAGAGAAGGAAGAAGAAAAGTGGAAGATGTTGCGAGCTCTTTGCATCTTCCTGCGTTTTATTACGCTCGGCGCATTCGTTCAGGTTAGAGTTAAGAGGTCATTTGCAAATTTTATTCCTTTTTCTGGCGACTTAATGCTGTTTAATGGCTAATCTTGCCTTTTCGCAACATATGCTACAAAGTTCTGGTCGACCCATGTGGGATTTTCCATGCCGATTTCAAATCAATATTTCAGCCGATGGTCCAATCAACTTGATTCTGCTtacaacggattggacgtctagcgccgtcaatgagaCTGAAATGTGAGCATTTAATGTCAGTTATTCCAGCTCATATGGGATAAACTCTTTAAGGGATAGGGCTATTGCAAAATTGACCTTTAACCCTTTTATAGGGCCATTAAactttttggggacatttcagtaggcaagtgactatttttggttattcaaaaaaaaataattttggccattaaaaaaaaacaaaacaaaacatgaattatCATTGTATTTTCAACACACATTTCATTTATAATTtgtattaaagcaacactaggtaacttttcaacctttctaAAGTATTTTGATAACATGATATGTCAACTgagacctcttttatatcttgagggggaggAGTCTCCGGCATTAATTAAATTTGagtagggtggcaggaaccctgccacaaaaaaactgcaaatgtgctaactgctttacagcatatgtcacttcccgattttcccattcattataaagacggaagtcgatgctaacgtttttacataaattctgcaaagatggcagagcaacaagagacaaaaagttttatctgaggaggaaaaaaaatggaagctaCCAGGATacccaagaataaacattggctcgGCTTTTGCTCACTAATGTGACGACCCAAACTGAACTTGTTAGCCACACTAAacaacacggttgctaaccgtcatatgctattgtttagccacaactggattaattaccttattactactcatccttcacacagccgctggaaatggAAATCttatttaatccatctgcaggcgaccgggagatcatgattttacaacactatgCGAGTATGCGGGTGTACGCTGGTCctaatgggaaacgcagtcttccttaaggcaaaacactaccgtttttgtccaccggtgtcgcTAAAATGTACCAAATTTACAAAGCTGCTAaattgttttaaactttttttttgactttTCATAATGGAGGTGGGCACCTCTGGGTACTTCACGATAAAGTAcaatacaaggctcacaataacgatcgaATATGGCCATATAACAATTATCAGGAATTatataacaattatcgatacttgGTTCAGGAAATTATATTAGGATATTCTATTCttggcttctctcccaaggagtggctgttcagcaaagatgacgccaagagttcagggcAGAATACTCAAAAAggtcaaaaagaaccctagcgtgtctgcttaagacttgcagaaatcactggcatagtccaatatctctgcacacatcaactataagtaaaactatggtgttcatgggaggagtccacggaggaagccacagctgtctaaaaaaaaaaaaattgttcctcatttaatgttagcaaaaaggcacttgtacactccacagaagttttggcaaaatattttgtggactgatgaagccaaagttaaattgtttgggagtaacagacaacttcatgtgtggaagaaaaatggaacagctcaccaacatcaacacctcatccccaccatgaagcatggtggagggagcatcattatttggggctgttttgctacctcacggactggacaacttgcaattgttaacggaagaatgaattcaaaagttttacaggaaaacctgaggccgtctgtcagatagttgaagctaaaaaaaaaaaaaggatggatgctgcaacaagacagtgaTCTAAAACACGgaagtaaataaacttcagaatggtttcagaagaagaaaatacatggtctggagtggccaagtcaaagtccagacttgagcaccattgagatgctgtggtatgacctaaagacagccattcataccagacatcccaggaatcggactgaactacagcagttttgtagagaagattagtcctgattgatgtgccagactgatctgcagttacaggaagcgtctggttgaagttattggtgCCAAAGGgggagccacaaaatattaaatgtgatggttcacttacttatttttcccccttctgtcattgtttgcaacctagcctcattaaaatatgaaaacctataaatgtttgggtggttttagttaaagcactgttttgtcatctgtgtgattttgacaaagctcagatcacttttgatggttttatgcatattcggacactttccataccactgtagatgtccaattcatttaaagtagGAGGACTTGCTatcaatgctcatgtttcagcatcattgatgtccaatctgtttggatgGGGAGGGGCGAATACATGTTTGTCGTCATGCGTGGCGCATAGGTGATGACCGCATATGTGCCACAGCTGACAGGCGTGCTGGACGACTGCTTCTGCGATGTGGAGAGCATAGACGTCTTCAACAACTTCAAGATATACCCTCGCATTAAGAAGCTAACCGAGAGGGACTACTTCCGCTACTACAAGGTAGGCCCGTCCCGGTCGCCGTGGACGTTCCCAGCTGACGTGCCAGTCGTGTTTTCGCGCAGGTCAACCTGAAGCGAGAGTGTCCCTTCTGGCCGGACGACGGCCACTGCGCCATCAGGGACTGCCACGTGGAGCCCTGTCCAGAGGTCAGAGTTCAAAAGACACGAGCTAGCCAACGTGTCCTCGCCCTCCAATTGAGTATTTTTTAATCGTTACAGAGTCGGGTACCCGCGGGCATCAAATCGGGCAATTATAACAAGGTGAGCGGCCACAAAGACGTAAAAACAGCCTTTTCCATCTTGACGGCTTTAACTTCGCCTCCAGTATTCGCAGGCCGCCAACCAGCCCGGTGATGCCGGAGAGTGTCAGCAGGCGCAAGAGTTGGGAGCCATCAACAGCACGCTCAGGTAACAGAGAAGGGGCGTGGCTTCTTTAGAAATGGTCATTTGTGCATCAAAGTGTTGAAATGTGTATTTCTTTGTTTACGTAGCAATCAGAGCAAAGAGGCGTTTGCTGACTGGGCCAGACACGACGACGCTCAGGATCATTTCTGCGAGCTGGATGGTAAAACCGCACTTTGCCGCCAACTGACGCTAGCCCATCTGACGCGGGCTTCGTCTCGCGGCAGACGAGTCGTCGCCGGACGCCGAGTACGTGGACCTGCAGCTGAACCCGGAACGCTACACGGGATACAAAGGTCCTTCGGCGTGGAGGGTCTGGAACAGCATCTACGAGGAAAACTGTTTCAAGTCGGTGACACCCGACCGCTTTTAAATGGGATGGGCGCtaatgccgtttttttttttttttttcctacaaatACCAGGCCCAGGTCCGTCTACCGACCTTTGAATCCTTTGGCCCCCAGCAGAGGTGAGGAGCTCGCTGCTTAGCAACGGTCTCCAGGACGTACGATTGGTTGATAGCCGTTTAGCATGTTTCCGTGTAATACTTGGCTTTTGGCTTTCGTTTTCAGGCGATGACGGTGAGTAAGGCTTTGAGCCAGGAGCTTGTCTAGATGACGGACGTACGCTATTGATGACTCTGCTTCCAGGTGAGAGCTTCTACAACTGGCTGGAAGGTAAGCAAAGCCACCTCTCTTATTTTGCCACCATTCATGACTGCCAATTCCAACTCGATCCGGCCGCCCCCCTACTTTCTCAGCAgagccgagaacgaaaagtggtatttgccatgtggcaaaatggattttgccatgaggcttttttttttttgccatgtggcaaagtggattttgccatgtggcacttttttttctccatgtggaattttttttacccatgtagtattttttttgccatgtggcaaagtggattttgccatgtggcatttttttggtgccatgtggcatttatttttacgatgtggcattttttcgccatgtggcatttttttagccatgtggcattttgttgccatgtggcaaagtggattttaccatgtggcatttttttgccatgtggcattttttgccatgtggcattttttgccatgtggcaaagtggattttgccatgtggcattttttttatccatgtggcatttttttgccatgtggcaaagtggattttgccatgtggcacttttttttgttccatgtggcattttttttacccatgtagtatttttttgccatgtggtaatgtgggttttgccatgtggcattttttttgtgccatgtggcattttttttaccatgtggcattttttcgccatgtggcattttttttagccatgtggcattttgttgccatgtggtaaagtggattttaccatgtggcagttttttgccatgtggtatttttttgccatgtggcattttttgccatgtggcaaagtggatttttccatgtggcattttttttcccatgtggaaGATTTTTagccatatgttgttttttagtcgtgttttttttttttttttttttttgccatgtggcatttttttgccatgtggcaaaatggattttgccatgtagcatttttttaaccatgtgccaaaattgattttaccTTGTGGCATTTcttagccatgtggcaaaatggattttgccatgtggcagtttttagccttgtggcattttttttgccatgtggcatttttatctggcaaaatggattttgcaatgtgacattttttagCCATTTGGCAAAGAGGATTTTGCCAGATGGCATTTTTAACCATGTTGTAACCATTGTAACCATGtaaccattttttttaaaccatttggcatttttttgccatgtgacattttttgccatgtgtgggaaaatggattgtgccaggtggcattttttgcaatctggcaaaatgcattttgccatgtggcattttttttgccatgtggcaaagtcgattttgctatgtggcattttttttagccatgtggcatttttttggaggggtgggttgtatgtggaaaaatggattagccaggtggcatttttttgcgatctggcaaaatggattttgccacatgacaaaaaataagccacagggcaaaatccattttgccacataccaaataccacttttggttctcgctgtccctCTACTTTCTACTTTAAAAGACTAgacccaactttttttttttttttttaaaccaaaggaTACAACcactttaaatgtttttattttgaagtatgAACACATTAGCCGCCATTGACGACAATTGACGTTGTCCATTTCGACAGGGAGGCCCCCCACCAGTCCAATTGGATCAGACGTCTTGTACCTCTTTAAAGACAAAAACTTTACAATTATAATCCCATTAGTGTGGACTATAGattcttctcctcttctgtctgcctCATTCCTTTCCGTCCTCTCTTGAGCCCTTActgtttgctgctttctcctaataaataaaacataatgacttccatgtgatacattataaCTGTTCAacccataaggacactcaggttcctattctccatgtctaagcagctatcaatttcaaataaattaaacatccatcgctgtcaatggcaatgaaagagTTGAGGGCTACAAGGAACAAAATCATCCACAGGCAAAATATTTCCACTGGTGATTGGTCCAGCGACGGCAAAAAAGACTGATTCAAGTGATGTCAAAGAAAATGGTGAAATTCGACACCGTTTGCTTTCAATATGTGGGCTAGGGAGTCCAATCTGGCCCCCTAGTGGGGTTGTTGTGCCTGACAGTCCCCTTTGTAGCTCAGACAcagtgtaaatgccccaaaagcaacaggaagtaacccaaaaataaacagtaattgACCCGTAAatgtccaaaaatcaacagatgaCGTGAAAggtgaccagtaaatgccccaaaatgaacaggaagtaacccaaaa from Corythoichthys intestinalis isolate RoL2023-P3 chromosome 8, ASM3026506v1, whole genome shotgun sequence includes:
- the ero1b gene encoding ERO1-like protein beta isoform X1 gives rise to the protein MALGNRPASRDTALGLPGMWRMTLEASGVLLLAFLLGNLALAWFQNDKRDTTADEQSCFCHLTGVLDDCFCDVESIDVFNNFKIYPRIKKLTERDYFRYYKVNLKRECPFWPDDGHCAIRDCHVEPCPESRVPAGIKSGNYNKYSQAANQPGDAGECQQAQELGAINSTLSNQSKEAFADWARHDDAQDHFCELDDESSPDAEYVDLQLNPERYTGYKGPSAWRVWNSIYEENCFKPRSVYRPLNPLAPSRGDDGESFYNWLEGLCLEKRVFYRLISGLHSSINIHLCAEYLLDEGWGRPAWGPNVEEFRSRFDTAETKGEGARRLKNLYFLYLMELRALYKVAAYFERAVVDLYTGNGREDADTKELLLQVFHEIKMFPMHFDEKSMFAGHEKEAQSLKEEFRLHFKNISRIMDCVGCSKCRLWGKLQTQGLGTALKILFSEKQIKKLPEHSPSKGFQLTRQEVVALINGFARLSTSIHQLHNFRLLLKERT